In a genomic window of Diabrotica undecimpunctata isolate CICGRU chromosome 2, icDiaUnde3, whole genome shotgun sequence:
- the LOC140434392 gene encoding uncharacterized protein isoform X2 — translation MCFKTYTTAENLKIHFRTHTGDKPYKCEICSKTYTQENNLKIHLRAHTGEKPYRCEICFKTFASSDNLKRHLRVHTGKKPYKCEMCFKTYTTAENLKIHFRTHTGDKPYKCEICFKAFNKPILLKIHLRTHTGEKPYKCEMCFKAYTTADNLKTHFRTHTGDKPYKCEICFKAFNKPTFLKIHLRTHTGEKPNKCEICFKTFSSADYLKRHLQTHTGENPYKCEVCFKTFTAANNLKIHWRTHTGEKPYKCGICFKTFTVSNRLAMHLRTHTGEKPYKCETCFKTFTAANNLKIHWRTHTGEKSYKCGICFKTFTVSNKLTIHLRTHTGEKRYKCEICFKTFTFSNTLKIHLRTHTGEKPYKCEICLRQFSQQGNLTKHKKVHTGEKIPSVKFALRHLLEQIF, via the coding sequence atgtGCTTTAAGACATATACTAcagcagaaaatttaaaaatacatttccGAACACATACTGGAGACAAAccctacaagtgtgaaatttgctctaAGACATATACTCaagaaaataatttgaaaatacatttgcgagcacatactggggaaaaaccttacaggtgtgaaatttgctttaaaacatTTGCTTCATCAGACAATTTGAAACGACATTTGCGAGTACATACTGgaaaaaaaccttacaagtgtgaaatgtGCTTTAAGACATATACTAcagcagaaaatttaaaaatacatttccGAACACATACTGGAGACAAAccctacaagtgtgaaatttgctttaaggcaTTTAATAAACCAATTCTTTTGAAAATTCATTTGCGAacgcatactggggaaaaaccttataagtgtgaaatgtGCTTTAAGGCATATACTACAGcagataatttaaaaacacattttcGAACACATACTGGAGACAAAccctacaagtgtgaaatttgctttaaggcaTTTAATAAACCAACTTTTTTGAAAATTCATTTGCGAacgcatactggggaaaaacctaataagtgtgaaatttgctttaaaacttTTAGTTCAGCAGAttatttgaaaaggcatttgcAAACGCATACTGGAGAAAACCCCTACAAGTGTGAAGTTTGCTTTAAAACATTTACAGcagcaaataatttaaaaatacattggcgaacacatactggagaaaaaccttataagtgtggaATTTGCTTTAAAACTTTTACTGTATCAAATCGTTTAGCAAtgcatttgcgaacacatactggggaaaaaccgtacaagtgtgaaacttgctttaaaacatttactgcagcaaataatttaaaaatacattggcgaacacacactggagaaaaatcttacaagtgtggaATTTGCTTTAAAACTTTTACTGTATCAAATAAGTTAACAATacatttgcgaacacatactggagaaaaacgttacaagtgtgaaatttgctttaaaacatttactttttcaaacactttgaaaatacatttacgaacacatactggggaaaaaccttacaagtgtgaaatttgtcttagGCAGTTTTCTCAACAAGGCAATTTAACAAAGCATAAAAAagtacatactggggaaaaaattccaagtgtgaaatttgctttaaggcaTTTACTAGAACAGATATTTTGA